One region of bacterium genomic DNA includes:
- a CDS encoding recombinase family protein gives MESEGISEWAKAVAYHRAEQGKIAGAPPFWITKKEEGSCELNERYPTIRRLVELRLLGYSYPRIARTLSEEEMTASRGGVWRNQMVCDALTPDQLLRLQGHYVFGKGLKEDDSCSSHDLI, from the coding sequence ATGGAATCAGAAGGGATAAGTGAGTGGGCAAAAGCAGTTGCTTATCATCGGGCGGAGCAAGGCAAGATAGCAGGAGCGCCGCCTTTCTGGATCACCAAGAAGGAAGAAGGCTCCTGCGAGTTGAACGAACGGTATCCCACGATACGCCGTTTGGTGGAACTACGATTACTCGGCTATTCCTATCCACGCATCGCACGTACCCTTAGTGAGGAAGAAATGACCGCGAGCAGAGGAGGGGTTTGGCGAAACCAAATGGTTTGTGATGCCTTAACGCCAGACCAATTGCTTCGCTTGCAGGGGCATTATGTGTTTGGGAAAGGACTAAAGGAGGATGATTCTTGTAGTAGCCACGACTTGATCTGA